A genomic segment from Candidatus Limnocylindrales bacterium encodes:
- a CDS encoding sodium:proton antiporter, with protein MNRILSALFFAVLALSPSLACASESAGLDGSTLPLPWALPFVGMLLSIAILPLAAPHLWHHHFGKISAAWSALVLLPAAALHGVDRAVHVLAHTMVLEYVPFLILIATLFTVAGGVLVRGNLHGDPKTNAALLAIGTVLASVMGTTGAAMLLVRPVVRANDGRRHNAHVLIFFIFLVANIGGSLTPLGDPPLFLGFLKGVDFFWPTVHLFAPATTAAVIVLVVFVIIDSVLYSRDHQFRAVYDPTPDSPIAVDGRVNFVLLAGVVAAVLLSGLWHPAVSWEVGGVEIELQNVVRDIALIVIAVLSLRLTPHGLREENAFSWGPIQEVAILFAGIFITMIPSLAILRAGMHGSLAPVVGLVTGAGGEPIDAAYFWLSGGLSSFLDNAPTYLVFFNIAGGDPQHLMGPAARTLMAISAGSVFMGANSYIGNAPNFMVKSIAEERGIAMPSFFGYMAWSVGVLIPTFLLVTWVFFE; from the coding sequence ATGAATCGGATCCTCTCGGCTCTCTTCTTCGCTGTCCTTGCCCTGTCGCCTTCGCTTGCATGCGCGTCCGAATCGGCCGGCCTCGACGGCTCGACGCTGCCGTTGCCGTGGGCACTGCCGTTCGTCGGCATGCTGCTGTCGATCGCGATCCTGCCGCTGGCCGCGCCGCACCTGTGGCATCACCATTTCGGCAAAATCTCGGCCGCATGGAGCGCGCTCGTGCTGCTGCCGGCAGCAGCGCTCCACGGCGTGGACAGGGCAGTCCACGTGCTCGCGCACACGATGGTCCTCGAATACGTGCCGTTCCTCATCCTGATCGCGACGCTCTTCACGGTGGCCGGCGGCGTGCTGGTGCGCGGCAACCTGCACGGCGATCCCAAAACGAATGCGGCACTGCTTGCGATCGGCACGGTGCTCGCGAGCGTGATGGGGACGACCGGAGCAGCGATGCTGCTCGTGCGTCCGGTCGTACGCGCCAACGACGGACGCCGCCACAACGCGCACGTTCTCATCTTCTTCATCTTCCTGGTCGCCAATATCGGCGGCTCGTTGACTCCTCTCGGAGATCCGCCGCTTTTTCTCGGGTTTCTCAAGGGCGTCGATTTCTTCTGGCCGACCGTGCATCTGTTCGCACCGGCGACAACGGCGGCCGTCATCGTGCTCGTCGTCTTCGTCATCATCGATTCGGTGCTTTACAGCCGCGATCATCAGTTTCGTGCGGTCTACGATCCGACGCCCGACAGCCCCATTGCGGTCGACGGGCGTGTCAATTTCGTCCTGCTCGCCGGTGTCGTGGCTGCGGTGCTCTTGAGCGGCCTCTGGCACCCGGCAGTGTCGTGGGAGGTCGGCGGAGTCGAAATCGAGCTGCAGAACGTCGTGCGCGACATCGCACTGATCGTCATTGCGGTCCTGTCGCTTCGCCTGACGCCGCACGGTCTTCGCGAGGAAAACGCGTTCTCGTGGGGCCCGATCCAGGAAGTGGCCATCCTGTTTGCCGGAATCTTCATCACGATGATCCCATCTCTCGCGATCCTTCGAGCCGGAATGCACGGCTCGCTCGCGCCGGTGGTCGGGCTCGTGACCGGCGCCGGCGGCGAGCCGATCGATGCAGCATACTTCTGGCTTTCCGGAGGGCTGTCGAGCTTCCTCGACAACGCGCCAACCTATCTCGTGTTCTTCAACATCGCGGGCGGCGATCCGCAGCATCTGATGGGGCCCGCTGCCCGGACGCTGATGGCGATTTCGGCGGGCTCCGTGTTCATGGGTGCGAACTCGTACATCGGCAACGCGCCCAACTTCATGGTCAAGTCGATCGCCGAGGAGCGCGGCATCGCGATGCCGAGTTTCTTCGGCTACATGGCGTGGTCGGTGGGCGTTCTGATCCCGACGTTTCTGCTCGTGACGTGGGTGTTCTTCGAATAG
- a CDS encoding bifunctional methionine sulfoxide reductase B/A protein — protein sequence MANYHKPDTSELRTRLTPLQFKVTQQEGTEPPFGNEFWDNHEDGIYVDVVSGEPLFSSKDKFDSGTGWPSFTRPLEPGNVKEKDDSSLFMRRTEVRSAHADSHLGHVFPDGPRPTGLRYCMNSASMRFIPVDRLEAEGYGKYLPLFGKAAPASAAAGPATSAGADTKSAAYEGNLEIAIVAGGCFWGVQDLIRKLPGVVTSDVGYTGGSVANATYQNHEGHAEAVRIKFDPSKLSYEDLLRYFFRLHDPTTMNRQGNDVGTSYRSAIFFLDDRQKEIAERVKAEVDKSGKWKKPVVTEITEAGPYWRAEDYHQDYLQKDPNGYTCHFLRD from the coding sequence ATGGCCAACTACCACAAGCCCGACACATCCGAGCTGCGCACTCGCCTGACGCCGCTTCAGTTCAAGGTCACCCAGCAGGAAGGAACCGAGCCGCCGTTCGGCAACGAATTCTGGGACAACCACGAGGACGGCATCTACGTCGACGTCGTCTCGGGCGAGCCTCTGTTCAGCTCGAAGGACAAGTTCGATTCGGGCACCGGCTGGCCGAGCTTCACCCGGCCGCTCGAGCCCGGGAACGTAAAGGAAAAGGACGACAGCTCGCTGTTCATGCGGCGCACGGAGGTGCGCTCGGCGCACGCCGACTCGCACCTCGGCCACGTGTTTCCCGACGGACCGCGGCCGACCGGCCTTCGCTACTGCATGAACTCGGCGTCGATGCGCTTCATTCCCGTCGACAGGCTCGAAGCCGAAGGCTACGGAAAATACCTTCCGCTGTTCGGCAAGGCCGCGCCCGCATCGGCAGCAGCAGGACCGGCGACGAGTGCCGGCGCCGACACGAAGAGCGCCGCGTATGAAGGCAATCTCGAGATCGCCATCGTTGCCGGCGGCTGCTTCTGGGGCGTGCAGGACCTGATCCGCAAACTTCCGGGGGTGGTGACGTCGGATGTCGGCTACACCGGAGGCAGCGTCGCCAATGCGACCTACCAGAATCACGAGGGCCATGCCGAAGCCGTGCGGATCAAGTTCGATCCGTCGAAGCTGAGCTATGAGGACCTGCTGCGGTACTTCTTCCGCCTGCACGATCCGACGACGATGAACCGGCAGGGAAACGACGTCGGCACGTCCTACCGCAGCGCGATCTTTTTCCTCGACGACCGCCAGAAGGAAATTGCCGAGCGCGTCAAGGCCGAGGTCGACAAGTCGGGCAAGTGGAAGAAGCCGGTCGTCACCGAGATCACCGAGGCGGGCCCGTACTGGCGCGCCGAAGACTACCACCAGGATTATCTGCAAAAGGATCCGAACGGCTACACCTGCCACTTCCTGCGCGACTGA
- a CDS encoding fumarate hydratase, translating into MKMPETAKAPNTPQFAYQELFPHAEDQTEYRLLTNEFVSTATFDGKEVVKVDPQALTYLTHQAFRDCSFLLREKHLRQVAAILDDPEASDNDRYVALTMLRNAEVSAEGILPFCQDTGTATVIGKKGQAVWTGADDAEFVARGVFETYTQENLRYSQNAPLDMFREVNTGSNLPAQIDLYATGGDAYEFLFIAKGGGSANKSFLFQETRALLSPEGLEKFFAEKIRALGTAACPPYHLVFVIGGTSAEACLKTVKLASAKALDDLPTTGNELGRAFRDVETEKKVLEIAQASGIGAQFGGKYFALDTRVIRLPRHGASLPVGIGVSCSADRNIKGRIDRNGVWLEKLETDPGKFIPDSQRVLKPAGTVAIDLNRPMKEILAELSKHPVTTRLALTGTLIVARDIAHARLKERLDAGQPLPEYFKNHPVYYAGPAKTPKGLPSGSFGPTTAGRMDSYVDLFQSHGGSLVMLAKGNRSPVVTEACRKHGGFYLGSIGGPAAILAKENIRKVEVVDFADLGMEAVWKIEVENFPAFILIDDKGNDFFRAGPASQPPKT; encoded by the coding sequence ATGAAGATGCCCGAGACGGCGAAAGCGCCGAACACGCCTCAGTTCGCCTACCAGGAACTTTTTCCGCACGCCGAGGACCAGACCGAGTACCGCCTGCTCACGAACGAGTTCGTCTCGACGGCCACGTTCGACGGCAAGGAGGTCGTAAAGGTCGATCCGCAGGCGCTCACGTACCTTACGCACCAGGCGTTTCGCGACTGCTCGTTCCTGCTGCGCGAGAAGCATCTGCGGCAGGTCGCCGCGATCCTCGACGATCCCGAGGCTTCCGACAACGACCGCTACGTTGCGCTGACGATGCTGCGCAACGCCGAGGTCTCGGCCGAAGGAATTCTTCCGTTCTGCCAGGACACCGGAACGGCGACGGTCATCGGAAAGAAAGGGCAGGCGGTCTGGACCGGTGCCGACGACGCCGAGTTCGTCGCCAGAGGCGTGTTCGAGACCTACACGCAGGAGAACCTTCGCTACTCGCAGAACGCGCCGCTCGACATGTTCCGCGAGGTCAACACCGGATCGAACCTGCCTGCGCAGATCGACCTCTATGCGACCGGCGGCGATGCGTACGAGTTCCTGTTCATCGCCAAGGGCGGCGGATCGGCGAACAAGTCGTTCCTGTTCCAGGAAACCAGGGCGCTGTTGTCGCCCGAAGGTCTCGAGAAATTCTTCGCCGAAAAGATCCGCGCGCTCGGCACGGCGGCGTGTCCTCCGTATCACCTCGTCTTCGTGATCGGCGGGACGTCGGCCGAAGCGTGCCTGAAGACCGTCAAGCTCGCGTCCGCCAAAGCGCTCGACGATCTGCCGACCACCGGCAACGAGCTCGGCCGCGCGTTTCGCGACGTCGAGACCGAAAAGAAGGTTCTCGAGATTGCGCAGGCTTCGGGGATCGGCGCGCAGTTCGGCGGCAAGTACTTCGCGCTCGACACGCGCGTGATCCGGCTTCCGCGCCACGGGGCATCGTTGCCGGTCGGCATCGGTGTTTCGTGCTCGGCCGATCGCAACATCAAGGGACGGATCGACAGGAACGGCGTCTGGCTCGAGAAGCTCGAGACCGATCCGGGAAAGTTCATTCCCGACAGTCAGCGGGTTCTCAAGCCGGCGGGCACCGTCGCGATCGATCTCAACCGCCCGATGAAGGAGATCCTGGCCGAGCTGTCGAAGCATCCGGTCACGACGCGCCTTGCGCTGACCGGAACGCTGATCGTGGCGCGCGACATCGCGCACGCTCGTCTCAAGGAGCGACTGGATGCGGGACAGCCGCTTCCCGAGTACTTCAAGAATCACCCGGTCTACTACGCAGGCCCGGCCAAGACGCCGAAGGGGCTGCCATCGGGCAGCTTCGGGCCGACGACGGCCGGCCGCATGGATTCGTACGTGGACCTTTTCCAGTCGCACGGCGGATCGCTCGTCATGCTCGCCAAGGGGAACCGCAGCCCGGTCGTCACCGAAGCGTGCCGCAAGCACGGAGGTTTCTACCTGGGTTCGATCGGCGGGCCGGCCGCGATCCTGGCCAAGGAGAATATCCGCAAGGTCGAGGTCGTCGACTTTGCCGACCTCGGCATGGAGGCGGTCTGGAAGATCGAAGTCGAAAACTTCCCGGCGTTCATCCTGATCGACGACAAGGGCAACGACTTCTTCCGGGCGGGCCCGGCGTCGCAGCCGCCAAAAACCTGA
- a CDS encoding alpha-ketoglutarate-dependent dioxygenase AlkB, protein MNGTLFNDEPVCVRIPLPDADVLLYRRFDLGIDDGECLSELVREIAWREETVTLWGKTFLQPRLVAWYGDPGASYRYSGKRFDPLPWTPLVDSLRRKVEAATGATFNSVLANYYRDHRDSVAMHSDDEPELGAEPCIASLSLGETRTFVLQHRTDKSVKSMRIPLGSGSLLVMKGTTQRFWQHAIPKEKSPCGPRVNLTFRRIVRAS, encoded by the coding sequence GTGAACGGAACGCTCTTCAACGACGAGCCGGTATGCGTGCGCATCCCGCTGCCGGATGCCGATGTCCTGCTGTATCGCAGGTTCGATCTCGGCATCGATGACGGCGAATGCCTGTCCGAGCTCGTTCGCGAGATCGCATGGCGCGAAGAGACCGTCACGCTGTGGGGAAAGACGTTCCTGCAGCCGCGGCTCGTGGCGTGGTACGGCGATCCCGGAGCATCGTACCGCTACTCCGGGAAACGTTTCGATCCGCTGCCGTGGACGCCGCTCGTCGACTCCTTGCGCAGGAAGGTCGAGGCCGCGACGGGCGCCACGTTCAACAGCGTGCTCGCCAACTACTACCGCGACCACCGCGACAGCGTCGCGATGCACAGCGACGACGAACCCGAGCTCGGCGCCGAGCCGTGCATCGCATCGCTCAGCCTCGGCGAGACGCGCACGTTCGTGCTCCAGCACCGCACCGACAAGTCGGTGAAGAGCATGCGCATTCCACTCGGCTCCGGAAGCCTTCTCGTCATGAAAGGTACGACCCAGCGCTTCTGGCAGCACGCGATCCCCAAAGAGAAATCGCCGTGCGGCCCGCGCGTGAACCTTACGTTCCGCCGGATCGTGCGTGCGTCATGA
- a CDS encoding NAD(P)/FAD-dependent oxidoreductase → MTAASADERAAAPGAAAGETASPRVAIVGAGASGLCMAIALKKAGIDTFTIFEKSGGVGGTWRDNTYPGSGCDVPSHLYSFSFAPNPDWTHAFSLQPEILEYFEDCARRFDLLRHCRFRTELESATFDEAAGVWRLLTKDGAEIACDVLISGVGQLNRPMYPKIDGLESFRGKTFHSARWNHGYDLAGKRVAVIGNGASALQFIPKIAPVVGRLSIFQRSNNWIVPRGDRPYTEREKRWFRQSTALRLLHRGLIYLLLEKNFFAFRPGTLMAKIMEQRARAQLAAQVADPVLRERLTPDYPIGCKRILIGDDYYPALVRDNVEVVTDPIVRVKPESIVTAGGREHPVDAIIYGTGFETTSFLAPMRVVGRGGHRLEEVWKEGAEAYLGVAVSGFPNFFMLYGPNTNLGHNSIIFMIECQVRYVVSLIAAMKRMRARWLDVRPAAMARFNEGLQKRLGKSVWATGCTSWYKTEGGKITNNWSDFTVRYWWTMRRPKLSAFEAANASGTSAKGATS, encoded by the coding sequence TCGCGCTCAAGAAAGCCGGCATCGACACGTTCACGATCTTCGAAAAATCCGGCGGCGTGGGCGGCACGTGGCGCGACAACACGTATCCGGGCTCCGGCTGTGACGTGCCGTCGCACCTCTACTCGTTTTCGTTCGCGCCCAATCCGGACTGGACGCACGCGTTCTCGCTGCAGCCGGAAATCCTCGAATACTTCGAAGACTGCGCGCGCCGCTTCGACCTCCTCCGGCACTGTCGTTTCCGCACCGAGCTCGAATCCGCGACCTTCGACGAGGCCGCCGGCGTATGGAGGCTGCTGACCAAAGACGGCGCGGAGATCGCGTGCGATGTGCTCATCAGCGGCGTCGGACAGCTCAACCGCCCGATGTATCCGAAGATCGACGGGCTCGAGTCGTTCCGCGGAAAGACGTTTCACTCTGCGCGATGGAACCACGGGTACGATCTTGCCGGCAAACGCGTCGCCGTCATCGGCAACGGCGCAAGCGCGCTGCAGTTCATTCCGAAGATCGCCCCGGTGGTCGGCAGGCTTTCGATCTTCCAGCGCAGCAACAACTGGATCGTTCCGCGCGGCGACCGGCCGTACACCGAACGCGAGAAGCGCTGGTTCCGGCAGTCGACCGCGCTTCGCCTGCTGCACCGCGGCCTGATCTACCTCCTGCTCGAGAAGAACTTCTTTGCGTTCCGGCCCGGAACCCTGATGGCAAAGATCATGGAGCAGCGCGCGCGGGCGCAGCTCGCGGCGCAGGTTGCCGATCCCGTGCTTCGCGAGCGCCTGACGCCGGACTATCCGATCGGCTGCAAGCGCATCCTGATCGGCGACGACTATTACCCGGCCCTGGTGCGCGACAACGTCGAGGTCGTCACCGATCCGATCGTCCGCGTGAAGCCGGAGTCGATCGTGACGGCCGGCGGACGCGAGCATCCGGTCGATGCGATCATCTACGGGACCGGCTTCGAGACCACGTCGTTTCTTGCGCCGATGCGCGTCGTCGGGCGCGGCGGACACCGGCTCGAAGAGGTCTGGAAGGAGGGCGCCGAGGCGTATCTCGGCGTCGCGGTGTCCGGCTTTCCGAATTTCTTCATGCTGTACGGGCCGAACACCAATCTCGGCCACAACTCGATCATCTTCATGATCGAGTGCCAGGTTCGCTACGTCGTTTCGCTGATTGCCGCGATGAAGCGGATGCGCGCGCGCTGGCTCGACGTCAGGCCGGCCGCGATGGCGCGCTTCAACGAGGGCCTGCAGAAGCGGCTCGGCAAGTCGGTCTGGGCGACGGGCTGTACGAGCTGGTACAAGACCGAAGGCGGCAAGATCACCAACAACTGGTCCGACTTCACGGTGCGCTACTGGTGGACCATGCGCCGGCCGAAACTCTCCGCGTTCGAAGCAGCGAACGCATCCGGCACATCCGCCAAAGGCGCAACTTCATGA